One genomic window of Hemitrygon akajei chromosome 1, sHemAka1.3, whole genome shotgun sequence includes the following:
- the LOC140735294 gene encoding interferon-induced protein 44-like: MGSDFSKEGCFHSPTMDKRNLDTLRDYVRNYNPPEGCGGCINILLFGLVGAGKSSTINTFLSALDPRGETISCVPIGDNPHSVTPELRCYREGKIKFWDSTGWNVMNFYQTKRVNWEKKNGVLQMILEGRVPNGTNLQRFNPDSDISSYPVIPENVIHGVAFVFDINTMDCISGDKMKEFQELETIVVQKYVHRVVIGTKFDLLGIPERHNAWIYEYNPLQQKFERLAAYTGIKRRFMFVVSNLWRGGQIEMIKCILALYALDNMVRNIDRFLRAV, encoded by the exons ATGGGAAGCG atttttcaaAGGAGGGCTGTTTTCACTCCCCAACCATGGACAAGCG GAATCTGGACACTCTGAGGGACTACGTGCGTAACTACAACCCTCCTGAGGGCTGTGGAGGCTGTATAAACATCCTACTCTTCGGCCTGGTTGGGGCTGGGAAATCATCGACCATCAACACATTCCTCTCGGCTCTGGATCCACGAGGAGAGACCATAAGCTGTGTCCCGATAGGAGACAATCCCCATTCTGTCACTCCAGAG CTCAGGTGCTACAGAGAAGGGAAGATAAAATTTTGGGATTCTACTGGATGGAATGTGATGAACTTTTATCAGACAAAGAGAGTGAATTGGGAAAAGAAAAACGGAGTGTTACAGATGATCCTGGAAGGAAGAGTTCCCAATGGAACAAAC TTGCAAAGGTTCAACCCTGACTCAGATATTTCCAGCTATCCCGTTATTCCGGAAAATGTAATTCATGGAGTCGCATTTGTATTTGACATCAACACCATGGACTGCATCAGTGGTGATAAAATGAAAGAGtttcaggagttggagacaataGTGGTTCAGAAGT ATGTTCACAGGGTTGTGATTGGGACCAAGTTTGATTTATTAGGGATACCAGAGAGACACAATGCATGGATTTATGAATACAATCCACTACAGCAGAAG TTTGAGCGGTTGGCAGCATATACTGGGATAAAGAGGCGTTTCATGTTTGTGGTTTCGAATCTGTGGAGAGGTGGTCAGATCGAGATGATAAAATGCATCCTGGCCCTGTATGCTCTGGATAATATGGTCAGAAACATTGATCGATTTCTCAGAGCAGTGTAA